The DNA sequence CCACCACCAAGTGGTAGTAAGGCCTGCCTTTCTTGCCCTTACGCTGAAGGCGGATGCGAGTCGGCATGTCGCGTTGTTTTGGTTGTTCCCCGGAATTGGGGCCGCAAAGATGGGGTTTTGGCCCGACCTGACCAACGGTGGATCATGATCCTTCGCCATGGACAAGGCATTGGGCATCTTTGGGGCGATGCGCGCCGCCACTCCGCTCTTCCTGCTGCTGGCCACCCCTGCCCTGGCCCAACCCCCGACACAGGTGGACCTCATCCCACTGCCGGTCAGCCTCCAATACGAAGAGGGCGTTTGCACCCTCATCTGCCCCTGGCAACTGGAAGTGGACGAGGCCGCCTCGAAAGAGCTCTTCGACCTGCTGCACGCGGAGCTGATCCCCCTGCAACCGGCGCAACAAGTGCAATGCATCCTGCCCATCCGGATCGGATTCCGCCTGATGGACGTCGACACGCTGATGCCTTCGGAAGGGTACCGGCTCACCATCCGGCCCAACGAGATCGAGGTCATGGCCCCTTCGTCGGTAGGACTTTTTCGCGGCAGCCGCACGCTGGTCCAATTGCTTGAACAGGGCCGCTCGCCCGGTGCCCTCCCCTGCCTCACCATCATCGACCACCCCCGCTTCCCCTGGCGCGGCATGCACCTGGATGTGTGCCGCCACTTCTTCCAGGCGGGCTTCGTGAAGAAGTACATCGACCTGCAGGCCCGCTACAAGATGAACACCTTCCACTGGCACCTTACCGAGGACCAGGGCTGGCGGATCGAGATCAAGAAGCACCCGAAGCTCACCGAGGTGGGTGCGTGGCGCAGCGGCAGCCAGATAGGGCCCTACGCCGCGCAGACCTTCGACAACGAACGCTACGGTGGCTTCTACACGCAGGACGAGATCCGCGAGGTGGTGGCGCATGCGGCCCGACGGCATGTCACCATCGTGCCGGAGATCGAGATGCCCGGCCACGCCATGGCGGCACTGGCCAGCTACCCACACCTGGGCTGCACCGGCGGGCCCTACGAAGTGCAGCGCGGCTGGGGCGTGTTCGACGATGTCTTCTGCGCTGGCAACGACAGTGTGTTCACCTTCCTGGAGGACGTGCTCACCGAGGTGATGGACCTCTTCCCCGGGGAGTACATCCACATCGGCGGCGACGAGTGCCCCAAGACCCGTTGGAAGAGCTGCCCCAAGTGCCAGGCCCGCATGAAGGCCGAAGGGCTGAAGGACGAGCACGAGCTGCAGTCGTACTTCATCCGGCGGATCGAGCGGTTCGTGAACAGCAAGGGGCGGAAGATCATCGGCTGGGACGAGATCCTGGAGGGCGGCCTGGCACCCAACGCGGCGGTGATGAGCTGGCGCGGCACCGAAGGCGGCATCGCGGCGGCGCGTGCTGGGCACCACGCGGTGATGAGCCCCGGCAGCCACTGCTACTTCGACCATTACCAGGGCGACCCAGCCAATGAGCGTGTGGCAATCGGTGGCTACACCACGGTGCAGAAGGTATACGGCTACGAGCCCATCCCTGCGGAATTGAAGCCTGGGGAACAGCGCTACATCCTCGGCGCGCAGGGCAACGTGTGGACCGAGTACATCCTTTCACCGGAGCACGTGGAGTACATGGCTGTGCCACGTATGCTGGCGCTGGCCGAAGTATTGTGGACACCCGAGGAGAAACGCGATGAGGCGGACTTCCTCCGGCGGTTGGAGGCGGAGTTCCCGAGGCTGGATGACTTGGATGTCCATGCGAGCAGAGCGGTCTACGAGGTGCGGATCAACCCTTCACAGGGTAGTGCACCTGGGAGGATCAGGATCGAGATGGTATCACCGCTCCAACGACCGATCACCTATTCCATCATCCACGTTCCCGGCACCAGCACATATACGGGTCCGTTCGAGATCGACCGGGAGCGTGTCATTGGTGCCGGCCTGACGGAGCACGAAGGAGGGGAACACCAACACCGCACGATCCGGAGCTTCCATTTCAACATGGCCACCGCAAGGCCGATCACCCTCAGCAGCCCACCGCATGAGCGGTACAGTGGCTATGGCGCCT is a window from the Flavobacteriales bacterium genome containing:
- a CDS encoding family 20 glycosylhydrolase codes for the protein MRAATPLFLLLATPALAQPPTQVDLIPLPVSLQYEEGVCTLICPWQLEVDEAASKELFDLLHAELIPLQPAQQVQCILPIRIGFRLMDVDTLMPSEGYRLTIRPNEIEVMAPSSVGLFRGSRTLVQLLEQGRSPGALPCLTIIDHPRFPWRGMHLDVCRHFFQAGFVKKYIDLQARYKMNTFHWHLTEDQGWRIEIKKHPKLTEVGAWRSGSQIGPYAAQTFDNERYGGFYTQDEIREVVAHAARRHVTIVPEIEMPGHAMAALASYPHLGCTGGPYEVQRGWGVFDDVFCAGNDSVFTFLEDVLTEVMDLFPGEYIHIGGDECPKTRWKSCPKCQARMKAEGLKDEHELQSYFIRRIERFVNSKGRKIIGWDEILEGGLAPNAAVMSWRGTEGGIAAARAGHHAVMSPGSHCYFDHYQGDPANERVAIGGYTTVQKVYGYEPIPAELKPGEQRYILGAQGNVWTEYILSPEHVEYMAVPRMLALAEVLWTPEEKRDEADFLRRLEAEFPRLDDLDVHASRAVYEVRINPSQGSAPGRIRIEMVSPLQRPITYSIIHVPGTSTYTGPFEIDRERVIGAGLTEHEGGEHQHRTIRSFHFNMATARPITLSSPPHERYSGYGAFTLVDGVRGGPARGGNEWLAWKNDVTITVDLGEEKDITRIGIGALGDTHSWIHLPREVVFSTSSDGTLFTTVGTAQPKSGDSGKVELVSSTRTKARYVRAEVRSAGAIPDGLPGAGHPAWLFLDEVEVR